One genomic segment of Bacillota bacterium includes these proteins:
- a CDS encoding bifunctional (p)ppGpp synthetase/guanosine-3',5'-bis(diphosphate) 3'-pyrophosphohydrolase has product MSLQRLFTKIEAYYSKFDPKLVEQAFFFAQGAHAGQFRNSGEAFIQHPLEVACILAELELDLTTIIAGLLHDVVEDTRVTLEEIEAQFGPEVSFLVAGVTKLGKIEYKSKEDTHAENLRRMFLAMARDIRVILIKLADRLHNMRTLNHHPITKQREIAQETMEIFAPLAHRLGIYKIKWEIEDLAFRHLEPEKYYDLVDRIAKKRREREDYINLVISKLREKLEEAGIRADISGRPKNFHSIYRKMVDQGKDLVEIYDLIAVRVIVDNVRDCYATLGIVHTMWKPIPGRFKDYIAMPKQNMYQSLHTTLVGPLGEPFELQIRTWEMHRTAEYGIAAHWRYKEGGRPSGSHLEEKLSWLRQILEWQHDLRDAREFMESLKIDLFSDVVFVFTPKGDVVELPAGSVPIDFAYRIHTEVGHRCIGAKVNGRIVPLDYQLGNGDIVEILTSKQSGGPSRDWPSIVKTSQAKNRIRQWFKRERREENILKGRELLEKEVKRIGAEPTDFFKLEAIEDLARRFGFQSEDDLYAGIGDGAVTASQIVGRVREELLKKEEVEPLQPLPEPQLLVKVPEQPRPVTTGIKVKGEKNLVVRLAHCCNPLPGDQIIGYITRGRGVSIHRVDCPNIAYYYHDETERLIEVSWDQEAPATYQVEIEVKAFDRPRLTTDIMNIIADTKTIINAVNARAKKNKMALVNLKIEIRDLEHLYAIMQKVSRVSDVLEVHRVVPS; this is encoded by the coding sequence GTGAGTCTGCAGCGGCTCTTTACAAAAATAGAAGCTTATTATTCTAAATTCGATCCGAAACTGGTTGAACAAGCCTTTTTTTTCGCCCAGGGTGCCCATGCTGGGCAATTTCGCAACTCCGGAGAAGCCTTTATTCAGCACCCCCTTGAGGTTGCCTGTATCTTAGCCGAACTTGAACTGGATTTAACGACCATCATTGCCGGCTTGCTCCATGACGTTGTAGAGGATACGCGGGTAACCCTGGAAGAAATCGAAGCACAGTTTGGCCCCGAAGTCAGTTTTCTGGTCGCAGGTGTAACAAAATTAGGAAAAATCGAGTACAAGTCTAAGGAAGACACCCACGCGGAAAACCTGCGCCGCATGTTTTTAGCAATGGCGCGGGATATACGCGTGATTTTAATTAAACTTGCGGACCGCCTTCACAATATGCGAACTTTAAACCATCACCCCATCACGAAACAGCGTGAAATTGCTCAAGAGACAATGGAGATCTTCGCGCCCCTTGCCCACCGTTTAGGGATTTATAAGATCAAATGGGAGATTGAAGACCTTGCCTTTCGGCATTTAGAGCCAGAAAAATACTACGATTTGGTGGATCGGATTGCAAAAAAACGGCGCGAAAGGGAGGATTATATTAACCTTGTCATCTCGAAACTCAGAGAAAAGTTAGAAGAGGCGGGGATCAGGGCTGATATTTCGGGAAGACCAAAGAACTTTCACAGTATTTACCGGAAAATGGTTGACCAGGGTAAGGATCTTGTTGAAATTTACGATCTGATTGCTGTAAGGGTTATTGTTGACAATGTCAGGGACTGCTACGCCACTTTAGGTATTGTCCATACGATGTGGAAGCCGATTCCGGGGCGGTTTAAGGACTACATTGCGATGCCGAAGCAAAATATGTACCAATCCCTTCACACCACACTGGTAGGACCTTTAGGCGAGCCTTTTGAGCTTCAGATCAGAACCTGGGAAATGCACCGTACCGCCGAATATGGGATTGCAGCCCACTGGCGCTATAAAGAGGGGGGGCGCCCCTCAGGCTCTCACCTGGAAGAAAAGCTTTCCTGGCTGAGGCAAATTCTCGAGTGGCAACACGATTTAAGGGATGCCAGGGAGTTCATGGAATCTCTGAAAATTGATTTATTTTCAGATGTCGTTTTTGTGTTTACACCCAAGGGAGATGTGGTCGAGCTTCCCGCCGGTTCTGTTCCGATTGATTTCGCCTACCGCATTCATACCGAGGTGGGGCACCGTTGTATTGGAGCTAAGGTAAACGGAAGAATTGTGCCCCTGGATTATCAACTGGGTAATGGCGATATTGTTGAAATCCTTACCTCAAAACAAAGCGGCGGGCCGAGCCGGGACTGGCCTTCGATCGTTAAAACTTCTCAAGCAAAAAACCGGATTCGACAGTGGTTTAAAAGAGAAAGGCGCGAAGAAAACATCCTGAAGGGGCGGGAACTTCTCGAAAAAGAGGTCAAAAGGATCGGAGCGGAACCTACGGACTTCTTTAAACTCGAAGCAATAGAAGACCTCGCACGGCGTTTTGGTTTCCAGAGTGAAGATGATTTGTATGCCGGGATTGGTGACGGAGCTGTTACTGCATCGCAGATCGTAGGAAGGGTGCGGGAAGAGCTTCTTAAAAAGGAAGAGGTAGAGCCTCTCCAACCTTTACCTGAGCCGCAACTTTTAGTAAAAGTACCCGAACAGCCGCGGCCGGTTACGACAGGGATTAAAGTAAAAGGAGAAAAAAATCTGGTTGTTCGTCTTGCTCATTGCTGCAACCCCTTGCCTGGGGACCAGATTATTGGTTATATTACACGGGGGCGGGGTGTTTCTATCCACCGGGTGGACTGCCCGAATATTGCTTACTATTATCACGACGAAACAGAACGGCTGATTGAGGTCAGTTGGGATCAGGAAGCCCCTGCCACCTACCAGGTGGAAATCGAAGTTAAAGCCTTTGACAGGCCGCGCCTGACCACAGATATTATGAATATTATTGCAGATACAAAAACCATTATCAATGCGGTTAACGCGCGGGCAA